A window of Xiphophorus hellerii strain 12219 chromosome 19, Xiphophorus_hellerii-4.1, whole genome shotgun sequence contains these coding sequences:
- the LOC116709004 gene encoding claudin-20 — MASTGMQIFGFVLALLGIMGATVATLLPNWKVSADVGSNIITAISQMQGLWMDCTWYSTGMFSCTLKYSVLSLPAYLQTARTTMVLCCVLAAMGLCLASLGLKCTRWGGGRRSKRHAAIASGGCFVTAGFLCLVPASWFTKEVITNFLDSSVPESNKFEPGGAVYVAFVSAGFLFVGGSIFCMSCPGKRHGPQDLVLLPPPDKLLLQQQQQQLLQQQQELQHQYCSLSPLDNKTGYSLQDYV; from the coding sequence ATGGCATCCACTGGCATGCAGATATTTGGATTTGTCCTGGCGCTGCTGGGCATTATGGGGGCCACGGTGGCTACCCTGCTACCCAACTGGAAGGTCAGCGCAGATGTGGGCTCCAACATCATCACGGCCATCTCCCAGATGCAGGGGCTGTGGATGGACTGCACCTGGTACAGCACCGGCATGTTCAGCTGCACGCTCAAGTACTCAGTGCTCTCTCTTCCTGCGTACTTGCAGACTGCACGCACCACCATGGTGCTCTGCTGCGTGTTGGCCGCCATGGGCCTCTGCCTTGCTTCTCTGGGGCTGAAATGCACACGGTGGGGAGGCGGACGCCGTTCCAAGCGACACGCCGCCATCGCCAGCGGAGGCTGCTTTGTCACCGCTGGCTTTCTCTGTCTGGTGCCCGCTTCTTGGTTTACCAAGGAGGTCATCACAAACTTCTTGGACTCCAGCGTGCCGGAGAGCAATAAGTTTGAGCCCGGGGGTGCCGTGTATGTGGCCTTTGTTTCAGCAGGTTTCCTTTTTGTTGGAGGGTCCATATTCTGCATGTCCTGCCCGGGGAAGAGACACGGCCCTCAGGACCTGGTTCTGCTTCCTCCGCCGGACAAACTgctgctccagcagcagcagcaacagctgctccagcagcagcaggagctccAGCACCAGTACTGCTCTCTCTCCCCTTTAGACAACAAGACTGGCTACAGCCTGCAGGACTACGTGTAA